Within the Nitrospira sp. genome, the region ACGGGCGTGGCCGTGCTGGCGCTCGTGATCGTGCTGGTCAACGCATGGTGAGCAGGATCGTTCAGCATCGCGTGACGGATACGGCCTTGCAGCTGCATCGGAGCGAGAGCATGCGGACATGCTCGGAAAGAAGACCGGAAAGCAGGACTGTTCACGGCTGCGATGGTCCTGCGGATCGCTCAACACGGGGAGGCTCGGACACATGGGTGAAGGGTGCGCTCTTTCCCGAGCCTTCGGAAAGTCATTCGCGCGTCTGTAGCGGGAGATTTGTACGTGTTCGGCGGTCTTGAGCCGAGATGAATCCCTCAAGGTCTGATCTGGCGCGTTCGTCGGCAACCGATTTGCGCCTGGTAAGCGGTGACATGCAATCAGCCGGCATCGCCGACCTGCGAGTTGTGACCGACTCGCGAGGCATCCTCAAGTTGGCGACCGGTAAGCGCCGTTGGTATGATCGGCCAGGCCCTACGATCTCGACGATCAAGAAGCAGGTACCAAGTCATCCATACGTTGACGTCGATGTCACCGCCAGGAAGCGAGCGACGGCCCGTTGCGCGGCCGAGAGGAGATTTCACGAACACGCTGTGCTGTGAATGAAGAAGAGATCGAAATCGGATGACCGGAATACGCGTCATCCACCTACCGCAGTTCACTCTTTGACTGGAGGTCAGAACATGCCGACGTTCATGCGTACATTCCAGCCGCAAGCCTATGCGCTCCTGCGTGTCATGGCGGGCTTGTTATTTCTCTGGCATGGCAGCCAAAAGCTGTTCGGATTTCCCGGTGTTCCACCCAACGTTCCGCCGTTCGTCATCGCCATCGCCGGACCAATTGAGTTGATCGGGGGATTACTCGTTATGGTTGGATTGTTCGCGGGATGGGCTGCGTTTTTCTGCAGCGGGCTCATGGCCTTTGCCTACTGGATGGTCCATGGGACGCACAGCGTGTTTCCGATTGAAAACGGCGGTGAACTCGCGGCGCTGTATTGCTTCGTCTTTCTCTTCATTTCCACGCAGGGCTCCGGAATCTGGAGCGTGGATGCGGCTCGTGGAAAAACCTAGCGTTCGCCCTCGTCGAGCACTATGAGATCCGTTCGAATAAAGGAGACGACACCGGCGGCATATTCACATATCGCGTCGGGTGATGATCCAATACCTCCCGACGCGAATTCACAACCTGGCAGGGGTATCCTCGGATTTCATACTTGATGGTGCACTATCAGAAGCCGAAACCGGGGAAGCCCTCAGCGTAGGTCTTCCCGTGCCCGTCTTGCCAGGCAGTCCAACCCAGCAGAAACCTCCGTAAGGACACAGACACCCTCACGTCGCAACATAGTCCTACCCTGTGACGAATCACTTCGTCACGTGACGATCCATCGGCATTCTCGTCTCGTCACCTGAACGGCACAAGCGATGGCTCGTCCGGTATCACCCAAGTCAATATCATTTATAATCCATAAGTTCTGGTGAACGCTGCGGCCAAGGCACAGCGGGTACAGTTCTTGCCGAAGTGCATGGCATAGCCATCGACGATCGGAGGGACACAATGATGAACACGAATCTGCTATGGCTCGGATGGTATGGACTGTTTCTTGGTTTGCCGCTGTTGGTCACCGCGCTTGCGATGAAGGACCGGATGACAAAGCTCGTGTCGCAACAACGAGCCACACGCGACAAATAAACGTTCGATCCGCGTGGAAGGAGTTCGGACATGATGTTCCTAAAGACTGACCAATCGATAGCCAGTTTAATTCTCCGAGTGGCACTCGGGGGCGTGATCTTCGCGCACGGGGCTCAAAAATTGTTGGGGTGGTTCGGAGGCAACGGATTCGAGGGCACCATGGGCTATTTCACCAACGTCATGCACTTGCCGTGGATCGTCGCCTTTCTCGTCATCATCGGCGAGTCGCTAGGCAGCGTAGGTTTGATCGCGGGATTTCTCACACGCTTCACCGCGGCAAGCTTCGTGGTGATCATGGTTGGTGCCATCACGACCGCGCACCTGCCGTACGGCTTCTTCATGAACTGGTTCGGCCGGCAGCAAGGTGAAGGATTTGAGTTTCACCTCCTTGTCATTGGGATGAGCCTCTCACTACTGATCACGGGTGCGGGCAAGTGGTCGGTGGACGGGTGGCTGGGGCGCCGCCTTGCTGTCCGCGGGCAGCGGCCGATGACCCATGTTCGTGATGTCACCTTGGCGGCGCGCCCGTCCTGATCCATGCAACGCCGAGGGTCCTAGGCTTGTCCGCTTAAAGGCAGTTGGCACAGCAGGGCGCATGGAAGGCGTGAGCCTGTGTGGCGGGACGTCCGGTAAGAGGGAGGGGGCCGCGACGCTATGTTGAAAATCTCCACGATCTCTATTCCACACGGAACCGGCCTGGCCCTGGCGGGACGGTTGGTCGGCCCTTGGGTTCAGGAACTCCGGCGGTGCTGGCACGAGATGGAGTCCTTGGGGTCCGCGCCCCAATATGTTGACTTGCGAGAAACCACGTTTCTCGACGATGAGGGCAAAGCTCTTCTTTTTGAGATGCATCGACAAGGGATTCGGCTTGTCGCGCACGGCTGCATGATGCGGGCGATTGTGGAGAATCTGACGGCGAAGTCCGCGTCCGACAATCATTGCCCAGGATCTGATCTGGAGCCAAATACCTAAGCGACGGGTCTTGTTGTGGAGGTGAGCACCCGCTAGAATTCATAGGACATGCGGACGATACAGCGAGGGGGATCAGTGATGACTATGGGCTCGAAAGCTCGCACATTATCAGCGGCGGCGATGGTCCTGCTTGGGCTCAGCATGGGCCTCATCGGGTGTCGGCAGGATGCAGGATCCGCGCCCCCTCAGGTGATTCCCGAGGTCCAGGTGGTGACGGTATCGGCTCAGGCCATTCCAGACGAACCGGAGTTTATCGCTCAAGCCGAGGCGTCGCGCCCGGTCGAAATCCGTTCGCAGGTGACGGGCATCCTCAAGCATGTATTCTACGCGGAGGGTCGTGACGTCAAGAAGGGCGACAAGCTGTACCAGATTGACCCTGTACCGTTTCAGGCGGCCGCCGCCAGCGCCAAGGCCAGGGTGGCGGAGGCGCAGGCCAGGTTGGTTCAAGCGGGACAACAGTTGGCGCGTGTCAAACCCCTTATCGCGGAGCAAGCGGTCAGTCAGAAGGATCTGGACGATGCCGTGGCAGAGCAATTAGCGGCAACAGCGTCCCTTCAGGGGGCCAAAGCCGAGCTGATCCGCGCGCAATTCGACTTCCAAAATACCATTATTACCGCCCCTATCGACGGCCTGATCGAGAGGAGTCGCTTTTACGAGGGTCGGCTCGTCTCCGCGCAAACCGATTTGCTGACCGTCATTCATCGGGTCGACCCCATGTACGTGGTCGCCAACGTGCCGGAAACGTTTCTCCTGAAACGACGACGCGATATCGAAGCGAAACGCATTCGACACCCGGAGACGTATAAGATTCGCGGCTCCGTAACGTTCATGGACGGGACGTCCTATCCCCATGAGGGCACGCTCGACCTCCTGGAAGTCGGATTACGAACCGAGACGGGATCGCGTCAGGTTCGCATGACCTTTCCCAACCCGGAGCGGGACTTGCTCCCGGGACAATTTCTGAAACTGCGCATCAAGGGCGACGTGAAGACCGACGCAATTCTTGTCCCGCAGCGAGCGGTCATGCAGGGTCCCAAAGGCCCGTTCGTGTACGTCGTCAGCTCCGAGGAGAAGATCGAGCCTCGAGAGGTCATGGCGTCCAATTGGCAAGGGGACCAATGGCTTATCGACGAAGGGCTCAAGACCGGTGAACGCGTCGTCGTCAACGGGCTCATGAAGGTCGGCCCCGGTGCTCCCGTCAAAGCAGTTCCGCTCGAGGACGGAGCATCCCAGGACGCCCAGCCGACCCCGCCGGCCCCGGTCCAAGGTTAAGCCTGTGATGTCGCACGTTTTCATCGACCGGCCGATTCTCGCGTCGGTGGTCTCCACCGTCATCGTTGTCATGGGACTGCTGTCGTTGCAGTTCCTTCCGGTTGCGCAATTTCCTGAGATCACGCCACCGGTCGTGCAGATCGACGCCGATTATCCGGGCGCAAGCGCCGAGGTCGTGGCCGAGTCGGTGGCGCGGCCGATCGAGGTCCAACTCCCCGGCATCGACAACCTTGTCTACTTTGATAGCACCAGCAGCAACGACGGACACGTCACGATCAAGCTCACATTCGAAATCGGCACCGACCCGGATATCGCCCAGGTCCAAACGCAGAACCGGGAGAAACTCGCTGAACCGCAGCTCCCCCCGGAGGTGATCCGCCAGGGGGTCTCGGTGCGCAAAATGTCACCCGACCTGGTCGCCGTCATCACACTCAACTCCACCGACCCCCGCCACGATGCCGTGTTTCTGTCCAACTACGCCATCTTGCGGCTGGCCGACAATCTGCGCCGGGTGAAGGGCGTCGGGGATGCGCTGGTGTTCGGCCAGCAGAACTATAGTATGCGGATCATTTTGAATCCGCTGCAGATGGCTAAGCTCGGCCTCACGCCGACAGATATCGCCGAGATTATACGCGAGCAGAATCGCGATTTTCCTGCTGGCACCATCGGAAGGGAGCCGGCACCGGAAGGAACCGAACTGACTATCCCGATCATTACCAAAGGACGGTTGACCGAGGTCAGCGAATTCGAGGAATTGATCGTGCGCGCCATGCCGGACGGGTCCCTGGTGCGTCTGAAAGACGTGGCGCGAATCGAACTCGGCGCTCAGTCCTACGCCCTGGAAGGTCGGTGGAACAGTAAGCCGACGACCTTCATCCTCACCTTTTTGGCCCCTGAGGCCAATGCGCTGGATACCGTCCGACAGACTCGCGAAACCATGGACGAACTCGCCAAGTCGTTTCCGCCGGGTATGTTCTACGACATCCCCTACGATACGACGAAATTCATTGAGGTCTCGATCAAGGAAGTCATCAAGACGCTCATGGAAGCCATGGTCCTGGTGGTGTTGGTCGTCTACCTCTTCCTGCAAAGTTGGCGAGCCACGATTATTCCAACGGTCGCTGTGCCCGTTTCATTGATTGGGACGTTTGTCGGCCTGTTCTTGCTCGGCTTTTCGGTCAACACCATTACGCTCTTCGGCATGGTCCTGGCGATTGGGATCGTCGTGGACGACGCCATCGTCGTCGTGGAAAATGTCGAACGGCACATGCGCGAAGACCGAGTATCGCCCAAGGAGGCGGCCAAGCGGGCCATGTCCGAAGTGACGGCGCCGGTCATTGCCATCGTGCTCGTGCTGGTCTCCGTATTCGTCCCGGTTGGCTTTATCGGCGGGATCACCGGCGCTCTCTACAAGCAATTTGCCGCGACCATCGCCATTTCCGTCACGGTGTCAGGGTTCGTGGCACTG harbors:
- a CDS encoding hemolysin D → MTMGSKARTLSAAAMVLLGLSMGLIGCRQDAGSAPPQVIPEVQVVTVSAQAIPDEPEFIAQAEASRPVEIRSQVTGILKHVFYAEGRDVKKGDKLYQIDPVPFQAAAASAKARVAEAQARLVQAGQQLARVKPLIAEQAVSQKDLDDAVAEQLAATASLQGAKAELIRAQFDFQNTIITAPIDGLIERSRFYEGRLVSAQTDLLTVIHRVDPMYVVANVPETFLLKRRRDIEAKRIRHPETYKIRGSVTFMDGTSYPHEGTLDLLEVGLRTETGSRQVRMTFPNPERDLLPGQFLKLRIKGDVKTDAILVPQRAVMQGPKGPFVYVVSSEEKIEPREVMASNWQGDQWLIDEGLKTGERVVVNGLMKVGPGAPVKAVPLEDGASQDAQPTPPAPVQG